In Longimicrobium sp., a single window of DNA contains:
- a CDS encoding chemotaxis protein CheC: MNQTPVTPKQMDAIREVVNIGAGHAATNLSALTGLTVMISVPRIQWAGVGAALPGDGDLVVITVPITGVSEAGGERASLVLATETALRMVALMLRRDPSMHQEVGAFEKSALMEMGNIVCAAYVGVLGTFLGKGIMIGTPEMKVGPRSELAPQAAHGLVIETDFTFLATTFEGIFVLSHSEVSFTSLLQALGFPDAGRPAASA, from the coding sequence ATGAACCAGACCCCCGTCACCCCCAAGCAGATGGACGCCATCCGCGAGGTGGTGAACATCGGCGCCGGCCACGCGGCCACCAACCTGTCGGCCCTCACCGGCCTGACCGTGATGATCTCCGTCCCTCGCATCCAGTGGGCGGGCGTGGGCGCCGCCCTTCCCGGCGACGGCGACCTGGTGGTGATCACCGTGCCCATCACCGGCGTCAGCGAGGCCGGCGGCGAACGCGCTTCGCTGGTCCTGGCCACGGAAACGGCCCTGCGCATGGTGGCGCTGATGCTGCGCCGCGACCCATCCATGCACCAGGAGGTGGGCGCGTTCGAAAAGTCGGCGCTCATGGAGATGGGCAACATCGTTTGCGCGGCCTACGTGGGGGTGCTGGGCACCTTCCTGGGCAAGGGGATCATGATCGGCACCCCGGAGATGAAGGTGGGGCCGCGGAGCGAGCTGGCGCCCCAGGCGGCGCACGGGCTAGTGATCGAAACCGACTTCACCTTCCTGGCCACCACCTTCGAGGGCATCTTCGTCCTCAGCCACAGCGAGGTGTCGTTCACCTCGCTGCTGCAGGCGCTCGGCTTTCCCGACGCCGGCCGTCCCGCCGCGTCCGCCTGA